From a region of the Oncorhynchus tshawytscha isolate Ot180627B linkage group LG14, Otsh_v2.0, whole genome shotgun sequence genome:
- the LOC112267193 gene encoding 2-hydroxyacyl-CoA lyase 2, whose protein sequence is MEIATALGCFVGFAFGGLVFVAYKLGLLYQLFHKTETQSPRHGGESVAEVLRAHGVKFVFTLVGGHISPILVACEKLGIRIVDTRHEATAVFAADAVARLSGTVGVAAVTAGPGLTNTVTAVKNAQMAESPLLLLGGAAATLLQGRGALQDIDQMSLFKPLCKFCASVRSVKDIAITVRKALAIAQSGTPGPVFIEFPIDTLYPFHLVSKEFGVKNPPKGIMGKVVTWYLHNHLKNLFAGAWETRDVSPLPVHIPQATDNQVQKCIELVSRAKKPVILLGSQATLPPTPTDDIRAALESLGIPCFLGGMSRGMLGRNSPLHIRQNRSDALKEADLVLLAGTVCDFRLSYGRVLNRRSRIIAVNRDKTQLLKNSDMFWKPTVAIQGDAGSFLLRLSKGLKGHTCPEDWPQSLKAGDVTKEKANRRKADEKTDRHLNPLSVLHRVDELMADDSIIVADGGDFVGSAAYIMRPRGPLRWLDPGAFGTLGVGGGFALGAKLCRPESEVWIIYGDGSLGYSVAEFDTFTRHKTPVIALVGNDACWSQIAREQVPILGSNVACGLAFTDYHIVADGYGGKGTLIGREDEDKLDGIIKEAQKETRQGRATLLNVLIGKTNFREGSISV, encoded by the exons ATGGAGATTGCCACCGCACTGGGGTGTTTTGTTGGTTTCGCCTTCGGAGGACTAGTATTTGTAGCGTATAAACTTGGTTTACTGTATCAGTTGTTTCATAAG ACTGAGACCCAGAGCCCTCGCCATGGtggggagagtgtggcagaggtTCTGCGTGCCCATGGGGTTAAGTTTGTCTTCACCCTGGTGGGGGGGCACATCTCGCCCATCTTGGTGGCCTGCGAGAAGCTGGGCATCCGCATCGTGGACACCAGGCACGAGGCTACTGCAGTCTTTGCAGCTGACGCAGTAGCCAGGCTCTCCG GCACTGTAGGTGTAGCTGCAGTGACTGCTGGCCCAGGCCTCACTAACACAGTCACAGCAGTGAAGAACGCTCAGATGGCCGAGTCGCCACTGCTTCTCTTGGGGGGAGCTGCTGCAACACTACTTCAG GGTAGAGGAGCGCTGCAGGACATTGACCAGATGTCCCTGTTCAAGCCGCTGTGTAAGTTCTGCGCCTCAGTGAGGAGTGTGAAGGACATCGCCATCACTGTGAGGAAGGCCCTGGCCATCGCCCAGTCTGGAACTCCAGGCCCTGTGTTCATAGAGTTCCCCATCGACACACTCTACCCCTTCCACCTGGTGTCCAAAGAGTTCGGAGTGAAAAACCCTCCCAAGGGAATAATGGGAAAAGTTGTCACTTG GtacctccacaatcacctaaaGAACTTGTTTGCTGGGGCCTGGGAAACCAGAGACGTGTCCCCTCTCCCTGTACACATCCCTCAGGCCACAGACAATCAG GTACAAAAGTGTATAGAGCTGGTGAGCAGAGCCAAGAAGCCTGTTatcctactggggagccaggcaacGCTACCTCCAACACCTACAGACGACATCAG GGCGGCCCTAGAGTCCCTAGGTATCCCCTGCTTCCTGGGTGGAATGTCCCGTGGCATGCTGGGTAGGAACAGTCCCTTGCACATCAGACAGAACAGGAGTGATGCCCTGAAGGAAGCAGACCTTGTGCTGCTAGCAG GAACTGTATGTGACTTCCGATTAAGCTACGGCAGAGTGCTAAACAGACGCAGCAGGATCATTGCTGTCAACAGAGACAAGACTCAACTTCTGAAGAACTCTGACATGTTTTGGAAGCCCACTGTGGCCATTCAGG GAGATGCAGGCTCCTTCCTACTCCGCCTCTCCAAAGGCCTCAAGGGCCACACATGTCCAGAAGATTGGCCACAGTCTCTCAAAGCAGGAGATGTCACCAAAGAGAAGGCTAATCG GAGGAAGGCTGATGAGAAGACGGACCGCCACCTGAACCCCCTGAGTGTCCTGCACCGCGTTGATGAGCTGATGGCTGACGACAGCATCATAGTGGCGGATGGGGGCGACTTTGTGGGCAGTGCTGCTTACATCATGAGACCAAGGGGCCCACTCCGCTGGCTGGATCCAG GAGCATTTGGAACCCTTGGTGTTGGAGGAGGGTTTGCTCTGGGAGCCAAGCTGTGTCGACCTGAGTCAGAG GTGTGGATCATCTATGGCGATGGATCCCTGGGATACAGTGTTGCAGAATTTGACACCTTTACCAGACACAAG ACGCCAGTAATTGCCCTGGTGGGGAACGATGCTTGTTGGAGCCAGATCGCCAGGGAGCAGGTTCCCATCCTGGGCAGCAATGTGGCCTGTGGCCTGGCCTTCACAG ATTACCACATAGTTGCTGACGGTTATGGAGGCAAAGGCACCCTCATTGGTCGCGAAGACGAGGACAAGCTGGACGGCATCATAAAAGAGGCCCAGAAGGAGACCAGACAGGGAAGAGCCACACTTCTCAATGTTCTCATAGGGAAGACCAACTTCAGAGAAGGCTCCATCTCTGTGTAG